AAGCCATCTCCGACGCCGCCACGCTCCTCTTCATCGCGCGCGGCTTCGATCGCGTGACGGTGGACGAGATCGCGGCAGCCGCCGACGTCGGGCGGATGACGGTGTTCAATCACTTTCCCCGCAAGGAGGACATGTTCTTTGATCGCGACGAAGAGGGACGCGAGATACTGCGCGAAGCCTTGCGGCAGCGTGATCCGCAGGTCGCACCGATCGAGACATACCGTCTGCTCGCGCATCGGCTGATTGCGGAACAGAGCCCTGCCGTCGAATTTTCCGCCAGGAGCCAAAGCTTCATAGAGACGATCGAGGCCAGCGAGCCCCTCAAGGCTCGGGCCAGAGCAATACGAGACGAGCTGGCGCATGTCGTCACGGTGGCGCTGGCCGAATGCGTAGGGCGAAAGCCGGATGATCCCCTCGCCCACCTCGCGGCCGACCTGCTCTTGGCGACGTGGGCCGTGGCCTTCATCCAGGCTCACAGGACCTTTCGCCGGAGTCGCAATACAGGGGAAGCGAACGCTGTCTTTCTCGCGATTGTCGACACGGGAACCGTCGGCCTAAAAGCTGCGATGGCGGGAACGCCCTACGCTTGAGCCGCCAAAATTTAGGCCGCGCCTTCGCCAGGAACGGCTTCGATCTCTCAGCGGGCGCGCCTGGCGGACCATTCCATGCAGTCGGCGTAGGTCTTGTCGTAAACCTGAGCATGCACCGTCTCGTCGAAGCCCTGGCGGTCGGCATCGATCGCCCGTTCGGCGGCGACGCGCGTGCACCTGTCCCGGTTCGACTGCTCGGAGACCATCTCGGTGCGGTAGTTGACGACCGCCGCGGATGGGCCGGCCGGCGACGCGTCGTCCCTGCGCAGCGCCCCGCCTCCCGGCGGGCCATAGGACCAGTCGCTTTCGGCGCAGCCGCCCAGCAGCACCAGCAGTGAGACCATGACTATTCGAAGCACGCCATACCCCGATGCTGCCCGTGACCGCCAGACACCACCTTATGCCGGAACGCCACGGCGGCGAAGCTATTGCGGCCTCGCGCGCATTTATTTGGACATCTTCGCCGCACCCCCGATTGCCTGCTTGCGCGCCGCACTGCCCAAAAGTTCGGCTTGCAGGGCCGGGACAATTTCGACAAGACAGGCCCGACCTTTCCTTATTAGCGTCAAACCGGCGCAGCCACACCGGACGTCCTGCCTTGAACGCTTTCATCGACGCCCGCGCCATCCCGGCAGGCACGCTCCTCGAACCTGACCTTGCCATCGTCGGCGGCGGACCGGCCGGCATCACGCTGGCGATCGCGCTCGCCCACACGCCGCTCCGCGTGATGCTGTTCGAAAGCGGCGGGCTGGCATTCGATCCGGCAACCCAGGCGCTCTATGGCGGCGGCACGGAGGGGGTGCGCTACCTTACACTGGACGGCTCGCGCCTGCGTTATCTGGGCGGCAGCACGAACCACTGGGGCGGCTGGTGCCGGCCGCTCGATCCGATCGATTTCGAGAAGCGCGACTGGCTGCCCCATTCCGGCTGGCCGTTCGGCATCGGCGCGCTCGAGCCTCATTTCAAGCGCGCCCAAGCGCTGGTCGAGGCCGGCGCGTGGACCTACGACGCCGCGAGCCCGGCGATGAACGCGCTGGCGCCGATGCTCAATCTGGGGGACGGCGGCGTCTATACGAGCTGGTTCCAGTTCTCCAAGACGCGCGACAGCGTGCTGCCGACGCATTTCGGCGAACGCTATGCCGAAGACCTCAAGCGCATCGCCAAC
The nucleotide sequence above comes from Rhizomicrobium sp.. Encoded proteins:
- a CDS encoding TetR/AcrR family transcriptional regulator — protein: MPSSRRSRKRLATRQAISDAATLLFIARGFDRVTVDEIAAAADVGRMTVFNHFPRKEDMFFDRDEEGREILREALRQRDPQVAPIETYRLLAHRLIAEQSPAVEFSARSQSFIETIEASEPLKARARAIRDELAHVVTVALAECVGRKPDDPLAHLAADLLLATWAVAFIQAHRTFRRSRNTGEANAVFLAIVDTGTVGLKAAMAGTPYA